A region of Lentimicrobiaceae bacterium DNA encodes the following proteins:
- a CDS encoding HAMP domain-containing histidine kinase, translated as MNRRLIIFIAILVSVALTILTGIQAYWIKSAVQLREADFQRSAADAVSLVMSRLEKAELDKQVKKNLEYSNLLRTIDSLDYLINLESVRMGIKPDTGNTFNYQRQQQWDEVFEDNQWKLVKRSDSARMNFPGEGDNTTDNPNLSVYARQLNRKKAFLLNQVFDEMFNSPFTPNIEHRIRRGQLDSLLGKALSEKGIKTQYEFGVFSEGRNIMVIEKNPGFQKQLLEKGLFFQLFPGNSYSPPDYLLIWFPAQTRYLLIQMSGMLIISGALMLIIIIAFVVVMIAIIRQKKLSEMKNDFINNMTHEFKTPISTVSLACEVLNDPEVSKTEELFHSYIDIISEENKRLGVMAEKILQTAILEKGQLNLRKENFDLHKVISDVIRKIAIQVEIRDGSITTDFRAMHPEILADKVHITNVINNLLDNANKYTPKKPLITVVTEDQQNGILISITDNGTGISKANQKKIFEKLYRVPTGDVHNVKGFGLGLSYVKFIVEKHEGKVSVESESGKGSTFRIWLPAGQI; from the coding sequence ATGAACCGACGGTTAATAATTTTTATAGCTATACTGGTGAGTGTTGCACTAACCATTCTCACAGGCATTCAGGCCTACTGGATAAAGAGTGCCGTGCAATTGCGCGAAGCTGATTTCCAGCGCAGTGCCGCTGATGCAGTAAGCCTGGTAATGTCGCGGCTCGAAAAAGCTGAGCTTGACAAACAGGTAAAAAAGAACCTGGAATACAGTAACCTGTTGCGCACCATTGATTCGCTTGATTACCTGATTAACCTCGAATCGGTAAGAATGGGCATAAAACCCGACACCGGCAACACATTTAATTACCAGCGACAACAACAATGGGATGAAGTTTTTGAAGACAACCAATGGAAACTGGTAAAGAGATCGGATTCGGCCAGAATGAATTTTCCGGGAGAAGGCGACAATACCACCGACAATCCCAACCTGAGCGTTTATGCCCGACAGCTCAATCGCAAAAAAGCATTTCTGCTCAATCAGGTATTTGACGAAATGTTTAATTCGCCGTTTACGCCCAATATTGAGCACCGCATCAGACGAGGCCAGCTCGACAGCCTGCTAGGCAAAGCCCTTTCGGAAAAAGGAATAAAAACCCAATACGAGTTCGGGGTTTTCAGTGAGGGGCGAAACATTATGGTGATTGAAAAAAATCCCGGCTTCCAGAAACAACTTCTGGAAAAAGGGCTCTTTTTTCAGCTTTTCCCGGGCAATTCATACAGTCCGCCCGATTATCTGCTCATCTGGTTTCCTGCCCAAACCCGTTATCTGCTCATACAAATGAGCGGAATGCTCATTATTTCGGGAGCCCTGATGCTTATCATTATCATTGCTTTTGTGGTTGTGATGATTGCCATTATCAGACAGAAAAAACTTTCGGAGATGAAGAACGACTTCATCAACAATATGACGCATGAATTTAAAACGCCTATTTCTACTGTATCGCTGGCCTGCGAAGTATTGAACGACCCCGAAGTAAGTAAAACCGAAGAGCTGTTTCATTCCTATATCGACATTATCAGCGAAGAAAACAAACGCCTTGGTGTGATGGCTGAAAAAATTCTGCAAACGGCCATTCTCGAAAAAGGGCAGTTGAATTTACGTAAAGAAAATTTCGACCTGCACAAAGTCATTTCAGATGTCATCCGCAAAATAGCCATTCAGGTTGAAATACGCGATGGCAGCATTACGACCGATTTCAGAGCAATGCACCCCGAAATTCTGGCCGATAAAGTGCATATCACCAATGTAATCAACAACCTGCTTGACAATGCCAACAAATACACACCCAAAAAGCCGCTGATTACAGTGGTTACTGAAGATCAGCAAAATGGGATTCTGATAAGTATCACCGATAACGGTACCGGTATCAGCAAGGCCAATCAGAAGAAAATATTTGAAAAACTATACCGTGTTCCAACCGGCGATGTACATAATGTGAAGGGGTTTGGATTAGGCCTGAGCTATGTAAAATTTATTGTCGAAAAACACGAAGGAAAGGTAAGTGTTGAAAGCGAATCAGGCAAAGGCTCTACCTTCAGAATATGGTTGCCTGCCGGACAGATATAA
- a CDS encoding transketolase → MENAITNTAADNIRILAAAMVEKAKSGHPGGAMGGADFINILYSEFLRYDPSDMGWHMRDRFFLDPGHMSPMLYAVLSLSGTYSIDDLKNFRQWGSCTPGHPEVDKLRGVENTSGPLGQGHTMAVGAAIAERFLCARFGEWMSHKTYAYISDGGVQEEISQSAGRIAGYLGLNNLIMFFDSNDIQLSTETGAVTCENTALKYEAWGWNVMTIDGNNADEIRGALSKAVNEKEKPSLIIGKTVMGKGAVKADNSSFERNCATHGMPLGESGASFEKTIENLGGNPADPFVVFPEVSELYRQARESKIKEAAVRKGLQQEWEKQNPQLAAKLASFLSGALPSLDFESIVQKENVASRAASSAVLSYLAQHVENMIVSSADLSNSDKTDGFLKYTKPFVRGDFSGAFLQAGVSELTMAAICNGIALHGGVWAACATFFVFSDYMKPAVRLSALMGLPVKYIWSHDAFRVGEDGPTHQPIEQEAQIRLLEQLKNHHGKMSLLALRPADAAETTVAWKMAMENTDTPTALIFSRQNIKDLPVASELSKYKSALQAEKGAYIVSDGSGQPDVVLVASGSEVATLIEGAELLKADSQLRVRVVSVISEGLFRQQSDAYQRSIIPADVPVFGLTAGLPVTLAGLVGSRGKVWGLDHFGYSAPAKVLDKEFGFTGQNVYSQVKSMLAR, encoded by the coding sequence ATGGAAAACGCAATTACCAATACTGCAGCCGATAACATTCGTATTCTGGCCGCAGCGATGGTTGAGAAAGCAAAGTCGGGCCATCCGGGCGGTGCCATGGGTGGCGCTGATTTTATCAACATTCTTTATTCTGAATTTCTGCGGTACGATCCATCAGATATGGGTTGGCATATGCGCGATCGTTTTTTCCTCGATCCGGGTCATATGTCACCGATGCTTTATGCCGTTCTTTCTCTTTCAGGAACCTACTCCATTGACGATTTAAAGAACTTCAGGCAATGGGGCAGCTGTACACCCGGTCATCCTGAAGTGGATAAACTGAGGGGTGTTGAAAATACTTCCGGCCCATTGGGTCAGGGACATACCATGGCAGTGGGAGCTGCCATTGCTGAGCGTTTTCTGTGTGCACGCTTTGGTGAGTGGATGTCGCACAAGACGTATGCCTATATTTCGGATGGTGGTGTTCAGGAAGAAATTTCTCAGTCGGCTGGCCGTATTGCCGGATATCTGGGGCTGAATAACCTCATTATGTTTTTCGACTCCAATGATATTCAGCTTTCAACCGAAACGGGTGCGGTTACCTGCGAAAATACAGCCCTGAAATATGAAGCCTGGGGCTGGAATGTAATGACCATTGATGGAAATAATGCTGATGAAATCCGTGGTGCATTGTCGAAAGCTGTGAATGAAAAGGAAAAGCCAAGCCTGATTATTGGCAAAACCGTTATGGGTAAAGGCGCTGTTAAAGCCGATAACAGTAGCTTTGAGCGTAATTGTGCCACACATGGTATGCCTTTGGGCGAATCAGGAGCTTCGTTTGAAAAAACGATTGAAAATCTGGGTGGCAATCCGGCCGACCCGTTTGTTGTTTTCCCCGAGGTAAGCGAATTGTATCGTCAGGCACGCGAATCAAAGATAAAGGAGGCTGCCGTGCGCAAAGGCCTTCAGCAGGAGTGGGAAAAACAAAATCCTCAGCTGGCCGCCAAGCTGGCCTCTTTTCTGTCAGGAGCGCTTCCGTCGCTTGATTTTGAATCGATTGTCCAAAAAGAAAATGTGGCTTCAAGAGCTGCTTCTTCAGCCGTTTTATCTTATCTGGCACAGCATGTCGAAAACATGATTGTTTCTTCGGCCGACCTTTCCAATAGCGATAAAACCGATGGTTTTCTTAAATATACCAAACCTTTTGTAAGAGGTGATTTTAGTGGAGCCTTTTTACAGGCCGGTGTCAGCGAACTTACCATGGCGGCTATCTGTAACGGTATTGCGCTGCATGGCGGTGTATGGGCGGCATGTGCTACTTTCTTCGTATTCAGCGACTATATGAAGCCCGCTGTGCGTCTGTCGGCACTCATGGGCCTGCCGGTAAAATATATCTGGTCGCACGATGCCTTCCGGGTTGGCGAAGACGGGCCAACACATCAACCGATAGAACAGGAAGCCCAGATTAGATTGCTTGAGCAGCTTAAAAATCATCATGGAAAAATGAGTTTGCTGGCTCTTCGTCCGGCCGATGCCGCCGAAACAACTGTGGCATGGAAAATGGCAATGGAAAATACCGATACACCTACAGCTCTTATTTTTTCTCGTCAGAATATCAAGGATTTGCCTGTGGCTTCTGAATTGTCTAAATACAAATCAGCGCTGCAGGCTGAAAAAGGAGCTTACATTGTATCAGATGGTTCCGGACAACCCGATGTAGTACTGGTTGCCAGTGGTTCAGAAGTTGCAACCCTTATTGAAGGGGCTGAGCTGCTCAAGGCAGATAGCCAGCTCAGGGTAAGAGTGGTTTCTGTGATTTCTGAAGGGCTTTTCCGTCAACAGTCTGATGCTTATCAGCGCAGCATTATTCCTGCTGATGTTCCTGTGTTCGGTCTTACAGCCGGTTTACCTGTTACTTTGGCAGGGCTGGTAGGTTCCAGGGGTAAGGTATGGGGGCTCGATCATTTTGGTTATTCAGCTCCTGCTAAAGTGCTGGATAAGGAATTCGGGTTTACCGGCCAGAATGTTTATAGCCAGGTAAAAAGTATGCTTGCCAGATAA
- a CDS encoding ubiquinone/menaquinone biosynthesis methyltransferase: MKNQDMFRDETGFRPTQKIFTDVPPKYDILNRILTLNMDEGWRRKTAAKVLENKPGRVLDLCCGTADLTMHIAKNAPASTDLYGLDFSHTMLERAKEKVAVFGEGRVKLIQGDAGNMPFEDNFFDAIGISFGFRNLTFENPDAQLHISEIFRVLKPGGRFVIVETSQPSSKLIRWGYHQYMKYITAPVGGLISGNRPAYDYLAYSGNNYWSIPELSEILMKAGFGSVKGYPLLMGASAIVVAEK; encoded by the coding sequence ATGAAAAATCAAGACATGTTCCGCGACGAAACCGGCTTCCGCCCAACCCAGAAAATATTTACCGACGTTCCACCCAAATACGACATTCTTAACCGCATTCTTACGTTGAATATGGACGAAGGCTGGCGTCGGAAAACAGCTGCCAAAGTGCTTGAAAATAAACCCGGGCGTGTGCTTGACCTTTGCTGTGGAACCGCTGACCTTACCATGCATATTGCCAAAAACGCGCCTGCTTCCACTGACTTGTATGGCCTTGATTTCAGTCACACCATGCTCGAGCGGGCTAAAGAAAAAGTGGCTGTTTTTGGTGAAGGCCGGGTGAAACTGATTCAGGGTGATGCCGGAAACATGCCCTTTGAGGATAATTTTTTTGACGCAATCGGCATCTCGTTTGGCTTTCGCAATCTTACTTTTGAAAACCCTGACGCTCAGCTTCATATCAGTGAAATTTTCAGGGTTTTAAAGCCAGGCGGGCGTTTCGTTATTGTTGAAACCAGTCAGCCATCCAGCAAACTTATCCGCTGGGGCTACCATCAGTACATGAAATATATTACAGCGCCTGTTGGCGGACTCATTTCGGGCAACCGGCCGGCATATGATTACCTTGCCTACTCGGGCAACAACTACTGGTCAATACCTGAGTTATCGGAAATACTGATGAAGGCAGGATTTGGCTCGGTCAAAGGTTATCCTTTGCTGATGGGAGCGTCTGCCATTGTAGTTGCTGAAAAATAA
- a CDS encoding aminotransferase class I/II-fold pyridoxal phosphate-dependent enzyme: MHSYTGNLISKLPMTGTSIFAVMSALAREHNAINLSQGFPDFPVSDELIKLVNSYMKKGFNQYAPMTGVQELREEISAMFNQKYNADYHPESEITITAGATQGLFSIISAFIKPGDEVVVFEPAYDSYAPVIKLQGGLVKYARLTEPDYSIDWDTLPSLISGNTRMIILNTPHNPTGSVLKAGDLLKLEKLTQDRDILILSDEVYEHLIYDGLPHESVCKYPELASRALITGSFGKTFHATGWKCGFVLAPANLTAELRKIHQFVVFAVNTPVQYAIAEYLKNPAAYLDLGNFYQQKRDLFLKFVEPSRFTAKPASGTYFQLLDYSRISDEKEADFAVRLTREFGIASIPVSSFYHNYTDNKVLRFCFAKTAETIEKAAEILCRI; this comes from the coding sequence ATGCATTCTTACACAGGTAACCTGATTTCAAAGCTGCCCATGACCGGCACCAGTATTTTTGCGGTGATGTCGGCGCTGGCCCGCGAGCACAATGCCATCAATCTGTCGCAGGGCTTCCCTGATTTCCCGGTGTCTGATGAGCTGATAAAGCTGGTAAACAGCTATATGAAAAAGGGTTTTAATCAGTATGCCCCCATGACAGGCGTGCAGGAGCTGCGCGAAGAAATTTCGGCTATGTTTAACCAAAAATATAATGCCGATTATCATCCCGAAAGTGAAATAACCATTACAGCTGGCGCCACTCAGGGGTTGTTCAGTATTATTTCTGCTTTTATCAAACCGGGCGACGAAGTGGTGGTTTTTGAACCTGCCTATGATAGTTATGCGCCGGTTATTAAACTGCAGGGTGGGCTGGTTAAATATGCCAGGTTAACAGAACCTGATTACAGCATCGACTGGGATACACTTCCTTCGCTTATTTCGGGCAATACCCGTATGATTATTTTGAATACGCCCCACAATCCTACAGGCAGCGTATTGAAAGCCGGCGATTTGCTGAAACTTGAAAAGCTTACCCAAGACCGTGATATCCTGATTTTGAGTGATGAGGTTTATGAACACCTGATTTATGACGGGCTCCCGCACGAAAGTGTGTGTAAATATCCTGAACTTGCCAGCCGGGCGCTGATTACCGGATCTTTTGGTAAAACATTTCATGCTACCGGATGGAAATGTGGTTTTGTGCTGGCACCGGCTAATCTTACTGCCGAACTGCGCAAAATACATCAATTTGTGGTTTTTGCTGTAAATACACCGGTGCAGTATGCCATTGCTGAGTATCTGAAAAATCCTGCAGCTTACCTTGACCTGGGAAACTTTTATCAGCAAAAACGCGACCTTTTTCTTAAATTTGTAGAGCCTTCGAGGTTTACTGCCAAACCGGCATCAGGCACCTATTTTCAATTGCTCGATTACAGTCGTATCAGTGATGAAAAGGAAGCTGATTTTGCCGTCAGGCTTACCCGTGAATTTGGCATTGCATCTATTCCCGTTTCTTCGTTTTATCACAATTATACTGATAATAAAGTGCTGCGGTTCTGTTTTGCCAAAACTGCTGAAACTATTGAAAAGGCCGCTGAAATACTTTGTCGGATTTGA
- a CDS encoding cytidylate kinase-like family protein, with translation MDNLLLRIMAESFERKAPEENGTQSDKPFITLSREFGCQANLLATMLKSELDQSGTAWRIMNKEIILSAAQELKMDPEKISMIAGSTDRTRMDEVMHALSSKFYKSDRKIRQTIADVVRNTAKTGHTIIVGRGGAAVTRGMRSAVHVHLIAPVEWRLESLMDRHGWKREEAYKQLTEIDHKRYKLIRDNLKGMMPSEHLFDLTINCSQVTHQEMTGLILKLASLRGLV, from the coding sequence ATGGACAATCTTCTATTGAGAATAATGGCTGAAAGTTTTGAAAGAAAAGCCCCTGAGGAAAATGGAACCCAAAGTGACAAGCCCTTTATCACCTTATCCAGGGAGTTTGGCTGTCAGGCCAATTTGCTGGCTACTATGCTAAAAAGTGAGCTTGATCAATCGGGTACAGCCTGGCGGATTATGAACAAGGAGATTATTCTGAGTGCTGCGCAGGAGCTCAAAATGGATCCCGAAAAAATTAGCATGATTGCCGGTTCAACCGACCGTACCCGCATGGATGAAGTGATGCATGCCCTCTCCTCAAAATTTTATAAAAGTGACCGGAAAATAAGGCAAACCATTGCCGATGTGGTGCGCAATACTGCTAAAACAGGTCACACTATTATTGTAGGCCGGGGCGGGGCTGCCGTTACACGTGGTATGCGCTCTGCAGTTCATGTTCACCTCATTGCTCCGGTTGAATGGCGGCTGGAATCGCTTATGGACAGGCATGGCTGGAAAAGGGAAGAAGCCTATAAACAGCTTACCGAAATTGACCATAAACGCTATAAACTGATTCGCGATAATCTGAAAGGAATGATGCCTTCTGAGCATCTTTTTGACCTGACCATTAACTGCAGTCAGGTTACACATCAGGAAATGACGGGCCTGATATTGAAACTGGCTTCACTCAGAGGGCTTGTCTGA
- a CDS encoding glucose-6-phosphate isomerase, with amino-acid sequence MIDLKISIDKLKGFVDDASVKAFEQQLVLHQGALLNKTGKGNDFLGWITLPDEIDETMLRSIEADAAEISAKAEIYVVIGIGGSYLGARAVIEALQHNFAGLQSPAERKSPFIVYAGNNISEDYLADLIDILDKRDYALTVVSKSGTTTEPAIAFRVLRRHLEQKYGHEEARKRIIAITDQSRGALKKLADAEGYKTYVVPDDVGGRYSVLTPVGLLPIAVAGFNIREFVNGAKAMKQIVTTAKTIEDNPAFKYAAARNALYASGKPVEIMVNYLPSLVYITEWWKQLYGESEGKQHRGIFPAGVSFTTDLHSMGQYVQDGLRIIFETVLSIEKPKREFAVPVEEDDADGLNFVAGRRIHEVNRQAELGTLLAHVDGLVPNIVLSLPALNENTIGQLLYFYEFACALSGYLLDVNPFDQPGVEAYKKNMFALLGKPGFEEQTEALRKRL; translated from the coding sequence ATGATTGATCTGAAAATCAGTATCGATAAGCTGAAAGGCTTTGTTGACGATGCATCCGTTAAGGCCTTTGAACAGCAGCTCGTGCTGCATCAGGGTGCTCTTTTGAATAAAACGGGTAAAGGAAACGATTTTTTGGGCTGGATTACCCTGCCCGATGAAATTGATGAAACCATGCTCAGGTCTATTGAGGCTGATGCAGCTGAAATTTCGGCCAAAGCAGAGATTTATGTGGTGATTGGTATCGGGGGTTCCTATCTGGGCGCAAGAGCAGTAATTGAAGCATTGCAGCATAATTTTGCTGGTCTTCAGTCGCCGGCCGAACGTAAATCACCCTTTATTGTTTATGCCGGTAATAATATTTCGGAAGATTATCTGGCTGATTTGATTGATATTCTTGATAAACGTGATTATGCTCTTACCGTGGTGTCCAAATCGGGAACAACAACTGAGCCGGCTATTGCCTTCAGGGTTTTGCGCCGCCATCTGGAGCAGAAATATGGCCATGAAGAAGCCCGCAAACGCATTATTGCAATTACCGACCAATCAAGAGGCGCTCTTAAAAAACTGGCTGATGCCGAAGGCTATAAAACCTATGTTGTGCCCGACGATGTGGGAGGCCGCTATTCGGTACTGACACCGGTAGGACTTTTGCCGATTGCTGTGGCCGGATTCAATATCCGCGAATTTGTAAATGGCGCGAAAGCCATGAAGCAGATTGTAACCACCGCTAAAACCATTGAGGATAATCCGGCTTTTAAATATGCTGCTGCCCGCAATGCTTTGTATGCCTCAGGCAAGCCGGTTGAAATCATGGTCAATTATTTGCCTTCATTGGTTTACATTACCGAATGGTGGAAACAACTTTATGGTGAAAGTGAAGGCAAACAGCATCGTGGTATTTTCCCTGCCGGGGTGAGCTTTACCACTGATTTGCACTCTATGGGCCAGTATGTTCAGGATGGTCTTCGTATTATTTTTGAAACCGTATTGAGTATTGAAAAACCTAAACGCGAATTTGCCGTGCCTGTTGAAGAAGATGATGCCGACGGACTTAATTTTGTGGCCGGTCGCCGCATTCATGAGGTAAACAGGCAGGCCGAACTGGGAACTCTGCTGGCTCATGTTGATGGATTGGTCCCCAATATTGTGCTTAGCCTCCCGGCTTTAAATGAAAATACGATTGGCCAGCTGCTCTATTTCTATGAATTTGCCTGTGCACTTTCGGGGTATCTGCTCGATGTGAACCCGTTTGACCAGCCTGGTGTTGAAGCTTACAAGAAGAATATGTTTGCATTGCTTGGCAAGCCTGGTTTTGAAGAACAAACCGAAGCCCTGCGCAAAAGATTGTAA
- a CDS encoding response regulator transcription factor — protein sequence MEKEKTRVLLAEDDRNLGNILKSYLEAKGYATKLCINGQEAFDLFSKEQFDFCIVDVMMPVKDGFTLAREIRQHDKNIPILFLTAKSLEEDKLKGFQAGADDYLTKPFSMEELIVRMEAILRRSGHVASGGKIFEIGKYSFDYTLQILKLNDLEQRLTSKENDLLRLLCENKNEVLDRSYALNKIWQDDSYFNARSMDVYIAKLRKYLKGDNRVELINVHGIGFKLVVKS from the coding sequence ATGGAAAAAGAAAAAACACGCGTATTACTGGCCGAAGACGATCGTAATCTTGGAAATATCCTGAAATCATATCTGGAAGCCAAAGGATATGCCACCAAACTTTGTATTAACGGGCAGGAAGCCTTTGACCTTTTTAGCAAGGAACAATTCGATTTTTGCATTGTTGATGTGATGATGCCTGTGAAGGATGGTTTTACCCTGGCCAGGGAAATAAGGCAACATGACAAAAACATACCCATTCTTTTTCTCACAGCCAAATCGCTGGAGGAAGACAAACTTAAGGGATTCCAGGCAGGAGCAGATGACTACCTGACCAAACCCTTCAGCATGGAAGAGCTGATTGTGCGCATGGAAGCGATTCTGCGCCGCTCAGGCCATGTAGCTTCAGGTGGTAAAATATTTGAAATTGGCAAATACAGCTTTGACTATACTTTACAGATACTCAAACTCAACGACCTTGAACAACGCCTGACTTCAAAAGAAAATGATCTGCTGAGGCTTCTTTGCGAAAACAAAAACGAGGTGCTTGACCGCAGCTATGCCCTGAACAAAATATGGCAGGACGACAGCTACTTTAATGCACGAAGCATGGATGTTTATATTGCCAAGCTTAGAAAATACCTGAAAGGCGACAACCGGGTTGAGCTCATCAATGTGCATGGCATCGGCTTTAAGCTGGTTGTAAAGTCATGA
- a CDS encoding DEAD/DEAH box helicase, which translates to MRFEDYNFAPVIKKNLALAGFNRPTDIQFKTIPPVLKGEDVLAIAQTGTGKTAAFAIPVLHLLISDREAEAGIRCMVMAPTRELALQITDVFNSLGKGSRVKTLCVHGGVEQDPQIQRLAKGVDILVATPGRMFDLVSQGHITTDKVEILVLDEADHMLDLGFIHDIRQLVKILPKKRQTLFFSATIDSEIKKLAYSLVKDAIRIQISPKDPVSKNVDHSVGFIAMDDKRFFLERLINEHPESRILVFVRTKVRAERVSAALARVDIKSLTMHGDKEQKERILALRQFRDGAVLVLIATDVSARGIDIDGVEYVVNYDLPEQAENYVHRVGRTGRGKKRGTAIAFCSPEEKPLLDAIEEYTGNKISVLEITRSDYSATLDLTSESKADWKSLVEQAEKEEEKYLKGKKKKKW; encoded by the coding sequence ATGAGATTTGAAGATTATAATTTTGCCCCGGTCATCAAAAAAAATCTGGCACTTGCCGGTTTTAACCGACCCACTGATATTCAGTTTAAAACCATTCCGCCAGTGCTGAAGGGTGAAGATGTGCTGGCCATTGCCCAAACCGGCACCGGTAAAACCGCAGCTTTTGCGATACCAGTGCTTCATTTACTGATTTCTGACCGCGAAGCAGAAGCCGGTATTCGTTGTATGGTAATGGCTCCCACACGTGAACTGGCGCTGCAGATTACTGATGTATTCAATTCGTTGGGCAAAGGAAGCCGGGTGAAAACATTGTGTGTGCACGGTGGCGTTGAGCAGGATCCTCAGATTCAGCGTTTGGCTAAAGGGGTGGATATTTTAGTTGCTACCCCGGGCCGCATGTTCGACCTGGTGAGCCAGGGACATATCACTACTGATAAAGTGGAGATTCTGGTGCTGGATGAAGCCGATCATATGCTCGACCTTGGCTTTATTCATGATATCAGACAACTGGTGAAGATATTGCCCAAAAAGAGGCAAACACTTTTCTTTTCGGCTACCATCGACTCTGAAATCAAGAAGCTGGCCTATTCGTTGGTAAAGGACGCTATTCGTATACAGATTTCTCCCAAAGATCCTGTTTCAAAAAATGTAGATCATTCGGTTGGCTTTATTGCCATGGATGACAAGCGCTTTTTTCTTGAACGGCTGATTAATGAACATCCTGAAAGCAGAATTCTGGTGTTTGTCAGAACGAAAGTCAGAGCCGAAAGAGTGAGCGCAGCCCTGGCGCGTGTGGATATTAAAAGCCTGACCATGCATGGCGATAAAGAGCAGAAAGAACGCATTTTGGCGCTCAGGCAATTCAGAGATGGAGCTGTATTGGTTTTGATTGCCACCGATGTGAGTGCCCGTGGTATTGATATTGATGGGGTGGAATACGTGGTAAATTATGATTTGCCCGAACAAGCCGAAAACTATGTGCACCGTGTTGGCCGCACTGGCCGCGGAAAAAAAAGAGGGACTGCTATTGCTTTTTGCAGCCCCGAAGAAAAACCATTGCTTGATGCCATTGAAGAGTATACAGGCAACAAAATCAGTGTACTGGAAATTACCCGCAGCGATTACTCCGCAACGCTTGATTTAACGTCAGAAAGCAAAGCCGACTGGAAATCGCTGGTTGAACAGGCCGAAAAAGAAGAAGAAAAGTATTTGAAAGGCAAAAAGAAAAAAAAGTGGTAG
- a CDS encoding nitrilase family protein — MSALSTVLPLNVSIVQAPLEWAAKEANLSYFTEVMLPFSGKTDLIVLPEMFATGFVTEPAEVAEQMDGRVMKWMASAAAALQCVITGSVSIEENGRFFNRLVWMRPDGSYEAADKRHLFSMGNEHLRFTAGTEPLIVELKGWKIKLLICYDLRFPVWSRNRYSNQAYAYDLLIYVANWPASRSHVWKTLLPARAIENLSYCIGVNRIGEDGHGLPHTGNSCVLDFKGRELLTAPPDEPFAKSVELNYSSLEEFRNRFAVGPDWDRFQIVD, encoded by the coding sequence ATGTCAGCTTTATCTACCGTTTTACCCCTGAATGTGAGCATTGTTCAGGCTCCGCTCGAATGGGCGGCAAAGGAGGCAAACCTGTCTTATTTTACCGAAGTGATGCTCCCTTTTTCAGGAAAAACTGACCTGATTGTATTGCCCGAAATGTTTGCCACAGGATTTGTTACCGAACCTGCAGAAGTGGCTGAGCAGATGGATGGCAGAGTCATGAAGTGGATGGCATCTGCTGCGGCAGCGCTTCAATGTGTGATTACCGGAAGTGTATCGATTGAAGAAAATGGCCGCTTTTTTAACCGGTTGGTGTGGATGCGTCCTGACGGCAGTTATGAAGCAGCTGATAAACGGCATTTGTTTAGCATGGGCAATGAACATTTGCGTTTTACTGCCGGTACTGAACCTTTGATAGTTGAACTGAAAGGCTGGAAAATAAAACTGTTGATTTGTTATGATCTCCGGTTCCCGGTTTGGAGCAGGAATCGTTATTCAAACCAGGCCTATGCCTATGATCTTTTAATTTATGTGGCCAATTGGCCGGCCAGCCGCAGCCATGTATGGAAAACCCTGTTGCCGGCACGTGCCATTGAAAACCTGTCGTATTGCATAGGCGTTAACCGGATTGGAGAGGATGGACATGGATTGCCCCATACAGGTAATTCATGCGTGCTTGATTTTAAAGGACGTGAATTGCTGACAGCTCCGCCCGATGAACCGTTTGCTAAGTCAGTGGAACTGAATTACAGTTCGCTGGAAGAGTTCAGAAACAGGTTTGCAGTCGGACCAGACTGGGACCGATTTCAAATAGTAGATTAA